A section of the Planctomycetia bacterium genome encodes:
- a CDS encoding uracil-DNA glycosylase, translating to MTDRTQLRRLAAQQLESLARAGVTHLPRVATKTRSKLPATPPAEPPPSAPAVVAEVSAAMSREGRAAALKVLQTEVAGCTRCQELAATRTQTVFGVGNITPRLVFMGEAPGADEDKQGIPFVGRAGQLLTKIIEACTLRREDVYILNTLKCRPPENRNPEPDEVLNCRGFFERQIDLLQPEYICCLGGVAAKSLLNSELSIGKLRKTFHQYRGIPVLCTYHPSYLLRNPEAKRDVWEDMQLLMRRMGIVLPGK from the coding sequence ATGACGGATCGCACTCAGCTTCGCCGCCTGGCCGCGCAACAGTTGGAAAGCCTCGCTCGGGCCGGCGTGACGCACTTGCCGCGCGTGGCGACAAAGACACGGTCCAAGTTGCCCGCAACACCGCCCGCTGAGCCCCCGCCTTCCGCCCCGGCGGTCGTGGCGGAGGTGAGCGCAGCGATGTCGCGTGAAGGTCGCGCCGCCGCACTCAAGGTGCTGCAAACCGAAGTCGCCGGTTGCACGCGCTGCCAGGAGTTGGCCGCCACGCGGACGCAAACCGTGTTCGGCGTCGGCAACATCACGCCGCGCCTGGTCTTCATGGGCGAGGCCCCAGGTGCGGACGAAGACAAGCAAGGGATTCCGTTCGTCGGCCGCGCCGGCCAATTGTTGACGAAAATCATCGAGGCCTGCACCTTGCGCCGCGAGGACGTGTATATCCTCAACACGCTCAAGTGTCGCCCGCCGGAAAACCGCAATCCCGAGCCGGACGAAGTCTTGAACTGCCGCGGTTTTTTCGAGCGGCAGATCGATCTCCTGCAACCCGAATACATCTGCTGCCTCGGCGGCGTGGCGGCAAAGTCGCTGTTGAACTCGGAGCTGTCGATCGGCAAGCTCCGCAAAACGTTCCACCAATACCGCGGCATCCCGGTCCTCTGCACCTACCACCCGTCGTACTTGTTGCGCAACCCCGAAGCCAAACGCGACGTCTGGGAAGACATGCAGCTGTTGATGAGAAGGATGGGAATTGTGCTGCCAGGCAAATGA
- the sucC gene encoding ADP-forming succinate--CoA ligase subunit beta, producing MKIHEYQAKELLRKAGVAVPRCLVARTPDEAKAAYQQLGGSIAVVKAQIHAGGRGKGTVKGNDKQRGVQLVKSADEAALVAKNLIGQELVTIQTGPEGRIVNQVLVEEGCDIGRELYLGIVVDRASYGPVLMVSSEGGVNIEEVAEKTPELIFKERFDPAYGLQSYQVRKLCEKLGITGASVRSAESFMKGLCKFFVQSDCSLAEINPLVVTKSGELIALDAKMTFDDNAMFRHKDLLELRDLNEEEPLEIKAANAGLSYVKLDGNIGCLVNGAGLAMSTMDLIKLHGGEPANFLDVGGGANEAQVTEAFRILLSDKNVKAVLVNIFGGIMRCTTIANAVVAAYKSVGFNVPLVVRLEGTEVAEGRKILAESGAAIISAEGLTDAAKKVVASVSA from the coding sequence ATGAAGATTCACGAATACCAGGCGAAAGAACTCCTGCGCAAAGCCGGCGTGGCAGTGCCGCGCTGCCTTGTGGCGCGAACGCCGGATGAGGCCAAGGCCGCTTACCAGCAACTTGGCGGTTCGATCGCGGTCGTCAAGGCGCAGATTCATGCCGGCGGCCGCGGCAAGGGGACCGTCAAGGGCAATGACAAGCAGCGCGGCGTGCAGCTCGTAAAGAGCGCCGACGAAGCCGCGCTGGTTGCCAAGAATCTGATCGGCCAGGAATTGGTAACGATTCAGACCGGTCCCGAGGGACGCATCGTCAACCAGGTGCTCGTCGAGGAAGGCTGCGACATCGGCCGCGAACTGTATCTCGGCATCGTGGTCGATCGCGCCTCGTACGGCCCGGTGTTGATGGTCTCCAGCGAAGGGGGCGTCAATATCGAGGAAGTCGCCGAGAAGACCCCGGAGCTGATTTTCAAAGAACGCTTCGACCCAGCTTACGGGTTGCAAAGCTATCAGGTCCGCAAGCTCTGCGAGAAGCTCGGCATCACCGGCGCGAGCGTCCGCTCGGCCGAGTCGTTCATGAAGGGCTTGTGCAAGTTCTTCGTGCAAAGCGATTGCAGCCTGGCGGAAATCAATCCGCTAGTGGTGACAAAGTCCGGCGAGCTCATTGCCCTCGACGCCAAGATGACGTTCGACGACAACGCGATGTTCCGCCACAAGGACTTGCTGGAACTGCGCGACCTGAACGAAGAAGAACCGCTGGAAATCAAGGCCGCCAACGCCGGCCTCAGCTACGTGAAACTCGACGGCAACATCGGCTGCCTGGTCAACGGGGCCGGACTGGCGATGAGCACAATGGATCTCATCAAGCTGCACGGCGGCGAGCCGGCCAACTTCCTCGACGTTGGCGGCGGCGCGAACGAGGCGCAAGTCACCGAGGCCTTCCGCATTCTGCTCTCCGACAAGAACGTGAAAGCGGTGCTGGTCAACATCTTCGGCGGCATCATGCGATGCACGACGATCGCCAACGCGGTGGTCGCGGCCTACAAGTCGGTCGGCTTCAACGTCCCGCTTGTCGTACGACTGGAAGGCACTGAAGTCGCCGAAGGCCGCAAGATCCTGGCCGAAAGCGGCGCCGCGATCATCAGCGCCGAAGGCCTGACCGACGCGGCCAAGAAAGTGGTGGCCTCCGTGAGCGCGTAG
- the sucD gene encoding succinate--CoA ligase subunit alpha: MSILINRETRVICQGITGKVGAFHTKGCKEYGTKMVAGVTPGKKGEQVEGVPVFDTVDEAVRETGANATMIFVPPAFTADAILEACDAGIGVIIAITEGVPVLDMVRVYEVIKRSNSILVGPNCPGVITPEECKIGIMPGYIHKKGPVGVMSRSGTLTYEAVWQLTSLGLGQSTCVGLGGDPIVGMSFIDLLKLYQADPATEAILMMGEIGGTAEEEAAAYVKAHVTKPVAAFIAGRTAPPGRRMGHAGAIISGGKGTAKEKVAALQDAGIEVADSPADMGAALVRAMKRK; this comes from the coding sequence ATGAGCATCCTCATCAACCGCGAGACGCGCGTCATTTGCCAAGGCATCACCGGCAAGGTGGGCGCGTTTCATACCAAGGGGTGCAAGGAATACGGCACCAAAATGGTCGCCGGCGTCACGCCTGGGAAGAAAGGCGAGCAAGTCGAAGGCGTCCCGGTCTTCGATACGGTTGACGAGGCGGTTCGCGAAACCGGCGCGAATGCCACGATGATCTTCGTACCGCCGGCCTTCACCGCTGACGCCATACTGGAAGCGTGCGACGCCGGCATCGGCGTGATTATCGCGATCACCGAGGGCGTGCCGGTCCTCGATATGGTCCGCGTTTACGAGGTCATCAAACGCAGCAACTCGATCCTCGTCGGGCCGAATTGCCCCGGCGTGATCACGCCCGAGGAATGCAAGATCGGCATCATGCCTGGCTACATTCACAAAAAGGGCCCGGTCGGCGTGATGAGCCGCTCGGGCACGTTGACCTACGAAGCGGTCTGGCAATTGACCAGTCTCGGCCTCGGACAATCGACCTGCGTGGGCCTCGGCGGCGATCCGATCGTCGGGATGTCGTTCATCGATCTCTTGAAGCTCTACCAGGCCGACCCGGCCACCGAAGCCATCCTGATGATGGGCGAAATCGGCGGCACCGCTGAAGAAGAGGCCGCCGCGTACGTGAAAGCCCACGTCACCAAGCCGGTCGCGGCATTCATCGCTGGCCGCACCGCGCCGCCGGGCCGCCGCATGGGTCACGCCGGCGCGATCATCTCCGGCGGCAAAGGCACGGCCAAAGAAAAAGTCGCCGCCCTTCAAGACG
- a CDS encoding helix-turn-helix transcriptional regulator: MSMPDYDAGCYEQDHRPQVTVHRLPRAWQRINTVRKQQGVSLRKVARHLHTDVRTLRHEEEETTDLTISRLYEWQQVLEVPISELLIDSEAPLSSPVQDRARLVRIMKTVGAILEKVKDPSVRRMAQNLSDMLVEMMPELKDVGAWHSVGQRRTLDEMGRIVERSYSEEVFRNLP; encoded by the coding sequence ATGAGCATGCCGGACTACGACGCAGGATGTTACGAACAAGACCATCGCCCGCAGGTGACGGTTCACCGGCTCCCTCGGGCGTGGCAACGCATCAACACCGTTCGCAAACAACAGGGCGTTTCGCTGCGCAAGGTCGCCCGACACTTGCACACCGACGTTCGCACGTTGCGACATGAAGAAGAAGAAACCACGGACCTGACGATCAGCCGACTCTATGAGTGGCAGCAGGTCCTCGAAGTGCCGATCTCGGAATTGTTGATCGATTCCGAGGCGCCTCTGTCCAGCCCAGTGCAGGACCGAGCGCGTTTGGTCCGGATCATGAAAACGGTCGGGGCGATCCTCGAGAAGGTCAAGGATCCCTCGGTCCGTCGCATGGCCCAGAACCTCTCGGACATGCTGGTCGAGATGATGCCGGAATTGAAGGACGTGGGCGCCTGGCATTCCGTCGGCCAGCGCCGCACCTTGGACGAAATGGGCAGGATCGTCGAGCGATCCTACTCCGAAGAAGTGTTTCGCAATCTGCCATGA